Proteins encoded in a region of the Salminus brasiliensis chromosome 2, fSalBra1.hap2, whole genome shotgun sequence genome:
- the adck2 gene encoding uncharacterized aarF domain-containing protein kinase 2, which yields MSAFCAKNVFQSLRCTIHRVSVSIRMAPCRTFFITRGPVLCQVPKVALLCWGVGSVTYASAQEAVLPQRTIEKKSVARVQVHRLIFVLRLSIRALVLFFKFTPLLLLYPLTLLSQRWASCWLSALLWVTESSGPTFIKLGQWASTRRDIFSQEFCDRFARLHVRVQSHSWTHTKQCLKRAFGEGWRQLFVFDSKEPVGSGCVAQVYRAKARVSSVEDPAFQELLESLEKEDLLEAWEIPGLGDAWGHLLGSEKEGEVEEISETKESTADHPYTQSKYTEEECLMPVAIKVLHPGIRRQVQIDLILMKVGSVLISCLPGLKWLSLPEVVDEFEKLMTKQIDLRCEARNIERFKKNFKDLEYVKFPTPLRPFVTRTVLVETYEESEPISNYLKSEVPAAVKQRIARMGVDTLLKMVFVDNFVHGDLHPGNILVQSGQGDGPQDRATLTDLWDTVVVSMRPSPPPLRLVLLDAGIVAQLSETDLRNLRAVFTAVALKQGERVAELILNHARASECKDVPRFKKEMAELVNHALSDTLSLGKVQVADLLSRVFGLLIRHKVKLESNFASVVFAIMVLEGLGRSLDPNLDLLEIAKPLLLKNCASLLS from the exons ATGTCTGCATTTTGTGCCAAGAATGTTTTCCAAAGCCTCAGGTGCACCATTCACAGGGTTTCTGTGTCAATCCGAATGGCACCATGCAGAACTTTCTTCATCACACGGGGCCCAGTTCTTTGTCAGGTACCCAAAGTGGCCCTGCTGTGTTGGGGGGTGGGCAGCGTCACTTATGCATCAGCACAAGAGGCAGTACTTCCACAAAGGACTATAGAGAAGAAGTCTGTCGCCAGAGTGCAGGTGCACAGGCTCATATTCGTCCTGCGACTCAGCATCCGTGCCTTGGTACTCTTTTTCAAATTCACCCCCCTCTTGCTGCTCTATCCACTGACCCTGCTCTCCCAGCGCTGGGCCTCCTGTTGGCTCAGTGCCTTGCTGTGGGTCACAGAATCCTCGGGTCCAACGTTCATTAAACTTGGTCAGTGGGCCAGCACGCGACGGGACATCTTCTCGCAGGAGTTCTGTGACCGCTTTGCACGGCTCCATGTGAGAGTGCAGTCCCACTCCTGGACTCACACTAAGCAATGTCTGAAGCGGGCTTTCGGCGAGGGCTGGAGGCAGCTGTTTGTGTTCGACAGCAAGGAGCCCGTGGGTTCGGGCTGTGTGGCACAAGTATACAGGGCCAAGGCTCGAGTCTCGAGCGTGGAGGACCCTGCCTTCCAGGAGCTGCTAGAGAGCCTTGAGAAAGAGGACCTGCTGGAAGCTTGGGAGATCCCAGGGCTCGGGGATGCTTGGGGTCACTTGTTGGGGTCTGAGAAGGAAGGGGAGGTGGAGGAGATCTCAGAGACCAAGGAGAGCACTGCCGATCATCCATACACTCAGAGCAAGTACACAGAGGAGGAGTGTCTCATGCCTGTGGCAATTAAG GTGCTTCATCCTGGTATCAGAAGACAAGTTCAAATAGACCTGATTCTAATGAAGGTGGGGAGTGTGCTCATTAGCTGCTTACCTGGCCTTAAGTGGCTCAGTCTGCCCGAGGTGGTGGATGAATTTGAGAAGCTCATGACCAAACAG ATAGACCTTAGGTGTGAAGCAAGGAACATTGAGCGGTTTAAGAAAAACTTCAAGGACCTAGAATATGTCAAGTTTCCGACTCCATTAAGACCGTTTGTCACAAGGACTGTCCTGGTGGAGACATATGAG GAAAGTGAACCCATTTCTAATTACCTCAAATCGGAGGTGCCTGCAGCCGTAAAGCAGAGAATCGCCCGGATGGGAGTGGACACTCTGCTCAAAATG GTGTTTGTGGATAACTTTGTCCATGGAGACCTCCACCCAGGGAATATCCTGGTCCAGAGTGGACAGGGGGACGGACCCCAGGACAGGGCCACTCTGACGGACCTGTGGGACACGGTAGTAGTCAGCATGAGGCCATCCCCTCCTCCGCTACGCCTGGTGCTACTGGATGCTGGGATTGTGGCCCAGCTCAGTGAGACAGACCTGCGCAACCTGAGAGCTGTTTTCACTGCTGTTGCTCTCAAACAG GGTGAACGTGTGGCAGAGTTGATTCTGAACCATGCTAGAGCCAGCGAGTGCAAGGACGTGCCACGCTTCAAAAAGGAAATGGCTGAGCTTGTGAACCACGCACTCAGCGACACGCTTTCTCTGGGGAAG GTTCAGGTGGCAGATCTGCTGTCTCGAGTCTTTGGATTGCTCATCCGCCACAAG GTGAAGctggagagtaactttgcttcCGTTGTGTTTGCAATCATGGTGTTGGAAGGCTTGGGCAGGTCACTGGACCCTAACCTGGACCTCTTGGAGATTGCTAAGCCTCTGCTGCTGAAGAACTGTGCTTCACTTCTTTCCTGA